Proteins encoded by one window of Leopardus geoffroyi isolate Oge1 chromosome X, O.geoffroyi_Oge1_pat1.0, whole genome shotgun sequence:
- the LOC123595297 gene encoding uncharacterized protein LOC123595297 isoform X2 produces MENRWEWSENRWEHGEQMGVWRRGGSDQKTGGSGQRTGGSVEDRWQWLENRWEHGGQVAVVREQVGVWTTGGSMEDRWQWSEQWEHGEQVGVWRTGGSGQRTGGSVEDRWQWSESRWECGEQVGMVRTVGAWRTGGNAQRTGGSDQRTGGSVKNRWEWSENSWERGEQVGMVREQVGAWRTGDSGWRTGGSGQSRWEGQQPHRGDWQLPLGQSPVPSRLSAPRSTLAARRTWQGSCVPKCQFSGLTLEISVFVP; encoded by the exons ATGGAGAATAGGTGGGAGTGGTCAGAGAACAGGTGGGAGCATGGAGAACAGATGGGAGTGTGGAGAAGAG GTGGCAGTGATCAGAAAACAGGTGGCAGTGGTCAGAGAACAGGTGGGAGCGTGGAGGACAGGTGGCAGTGGTTGGAGAACAGGTGGGAGCATGGAGGACAGGTGGCAGTGGTCAGAGAACAG GTGGGAGTGTGGACAACAGGTGGGAGCATGGAGGACAGGTGGCAGTGGTCAGAACAGTGGGAGCATGGAGAACAGGTGGGAGTGTGGAGGACAGGTGGCAGTGGTCAGAGAACAG GTGGGAGCGTGGAGGACAGGTGGCAGTGGTCAGAGAGCAGGTGGGAGTGTGGAGAACAGGTGGGAATGGTCAGAACAGTGGGAGCGTGGAGGACAGGTGGGAATGCTCAGAGAACAG GTGGGAGTGATCAGAGAACAGGTGGGAGTGTGAAGAACAGGTGGGAGTGGTCAGAGAACAGCTGGGAGCGTGGAGAACAAGTGGGAATGGTCAGAGAACAGGTGGGAGCGTGGAGGACAG GTGACAGTGGTTGGAGAACAGGTGGCAGTGGTCAGAGCAGGTGGGAAGGGCAGCAGCCTCACAGGGGAGACTGGCAGCTCCCACTCGGCCAGAGCCCTGTGCCGAGTCGCCTCTCAGCACCCCGCTCGACCCTGGCAGCCCGGCGCACTTGGCAGGGTTCATGTGTGCCAAAGTGCCAGTTCTCAGGGCTCACCCTTGAGATTTCAGTGTTTGTTCCTTAA
- the LOC123595297 gene encoding uncharacterized transmembrane protein DDB_G0289901-like isoform X42, whose amino-acid sequence MENRWEWSENRWEHGEQMGVWRRGGSDQKTGGSDQKTGGSGQRTGGSVEDRWQWLENRWEHGGQVAVVREQVGAWRTGGSGQNSGSMENRWECGGQVAVVREQVGAWRTDGSVENRWEWSENRWQCGQVGVIREQVGAWRTGDSGWRTGGSGQSRWEGQQPHRGDWQLPLGQSPVPSRLSAPRSTLAARRTWQGSCVPKCQFSGLTLEISVFVP is encoded by the exons ATGGAGAATAGGTGGGAGTGGTCAGAGAACAGGTGGGAGCATGGAGAACAGATGGGAGTGTGGAGAAGAGGTGGCAGTGATCAGAAAACAG GTGGCAGTGATCAGAAAACAGGTGGCAGTGGTCAGAGAACAGGTGGGAGCGTGGAGGACAGGTGGCAGTGGTTGGAGAACAGGTGGGAGCATGGAGGACAGGTGGCAGTGGTCAGAGAACAG GTGGGAGCATGGAGGACAGGTGGCAGTGGTCAGAACAGTGGGAGCATGGAGAACAGGTGGGAGTGTGGAGGACAGGTGGCAGTGGTCAGAGAACAGGTGGGAGCGTGGAGAACAGATGGGAGTGTGGAGAACAG GTGGGAATGGTCAGAGAACAGGTGGCAGTGTGGACAGGTGGGAGTGATCAGAGAACAG GTGGGAGCGTGGAGGACAG GTGACAGTGGTTGGAGAACAGGTGGCAGTGGTCAGAGCAGGTGGGAAGGGCAGCAGCCTCACAGGGGAGACTGGCAGCTCCCACTCGGCCAGAGCCCTGTGCCGAGTCGCCTCTCAGCACCCCGCTCGACCCTGGCAGCCCGGCGCACTTGGCAGGGTTCATGTGTGCCAAAGTGCCAGTTCTCAGGGCTCACCCTTGAGATTTCAGTGTTTGTTCCTTAA
- the LOC123595297 gene encoding uncharacterized transmembrane protein DDB_G0289901-like isoform X47 → MENRWEWSENRWEHGEQMGVWRRGGSDQKTGGSVENRWQWSENRWERGGQVAVVGEQVGAWRTGGSGQRTGGSVDNRWECGGQVAVVREQVGAWRTGGSGQRAGGSVENRWEWSENRWERGEQVGMVREQWECGRQVGMVREQVAVWTGGSDQRTGGSVEDR, encoded by the exons ATGGAGAATAGGTGGGAGTGGTCAGAGAACAGGTGGGAGCATGGAGAACAGATGGGAGTGTGGAGAAGAGGTGGCAGTGATCAGAAAACAGGTGGGAGCGTGGAGAACAG GTGGCAGTGGTCAGAGAACAGGTGGGAGCGTGGAGGACAGGTGGCAGTGGTTGGAGAACAGGTGGGAGCATGGAGGACAGGTGGCAGTGGTCAGAGAACAGGTGGGAGTGTGGACAACAG GTGGGAGTGTGGAGGACAGGTGGCAGTGGTCAGAGAACAG GTGGGAGCGTGGAGGACAGGTGGCAGTGGTCAGAGAGCAGGTGGGAGTGTGGAGAACAG GTGGGAGTGGTCAGAGAACAGGTGGGAGCGTGGAGAACAAGTGGGAATGGTCAGAGAACAGTGGGAGTGTGGAAGACAGGTGGGAATGGTCAGAGAACAGGTGGCAGTGTGGACAGGTGGGAGTGATCAGAGAACAG GTGGGAGCGTGGAGGACAG GTGA
- the LOC123595297 gene encoding uncharacterized transmembrane protein DDB_G0289901-like isoform X14 translates to MENRWEWSENRWEHGEQMGVWRRGGSDQKTGGSDQKTGGSGQRTGGSVEDRWQWLENRWEHGGQVAVVREQVGAWRTGGSGQNSGSMENRWECGGQVAVVREQVAVVREQVGVWRTGGSGQRTGGSVENKWEWSENSGSVEDRWEWSENRWQCGQVGVIREQVGAWRTGDSGWRTGGSGQSRWEGQQPHRGDWQLPLGQSPVPSRLSAPRSTLAARRTWQGSCVPKCQFSGLTLEISVFVP, encoded by the exons ATGGAGAATAGGTGGGAGTGGTCAGAGAACAGGTGGGAGCATGGAGAACAGATGGGAGTGTGGAGAAGAGGTGGCAGTGATCAGAAAACAG GTGGCAGTGATCAGAAAACAGGTGGCAGTGGTCAGAGAACAGGTGGGAGCGTGGAGGACAGGTGGCAGTGGTTGGAGAACAGGTGGGAGCATGGAGGACAGGTGGCAGTGGTCAGAGAACAG GTGGGAGCATGGAGGACAGGTGGCAGTGGTCAGAACAGTGGGAGCATGGAGAACAGGTGGGAGTGTGGAGGACAGGTGGCAGTGGTCAGAGAACAG GTGGCAGTGGTCAGAGAGCAGGTGGGAGTGTGGAGAACAG GTGGGAGTGGTCAGAGAACAGGTGGGAGCGTGGAGAACAAGTGGGAATGGTCAGAGAACAGTGGGAGTGTGGAAGACAGGTGGGAATGGTCAGAGAACAGGTGGCAGTGTGGACAGGTGGGAGTGATCAGAGAACAG GTGGGAGCGTGGAGGACAG GTGACAGTGGTTGGAGAACAGGTGGCAGTGGTCAGAGCAGGTGGGAAGGGCAGCAGCCTCACAGGGGAGACTGGCAGCTCCCACTCGGCCAGAGCCCTGTGCCGAGTCGCCTCTCAGCACCCCGCTCGACCCTGGCAGCCCGGCGCACTTGGCAGGGTTCATGTGTGCCAAAGTGCCAGTTCTCAGGGCTCACCCTTGAGATTTCAGTGTTTGTTCCTTAA
- the LOC123595297 gene encoding uncharacterized transmembrane protein DDB_G0289901-like isoform X8 — MENRWEWSENRWEHGEQMGVWRRGGSDQKTGGSVENRWQWSENRWERGGQVAVVGEQVGAWRTGGSGQRTGGSVDNRWEHGGQVAVVRTVGAWRTGGSVEDRWQWSENRWERGGQVAVVREQVGVWRTGGSGQRTGGSVENKWEWSENSGSVEDRWEWSENRWQCGQVGVIREQVGAWRTGDSGWRTGGSGQSRWEGQQPHRGDWQLPLGQSPVPSRLSAPRSTLAARRTWQGSCVPKCQFSGLTLEISVFVP, encoded by the exons ATGGAGAATAGGTGGGAGTGGTCAGAGAACAGGTGGGAGCATGGAGAACAGATGGGAGTGTGGAGAAGAGGTGGCAGTGATCAGAAAACAGGTGGGAGCGTGGAGAACAG GTGGCAGTGGTCAGAGAACAGGTGGGAGCGTGGAGGACAGGTGGCAGTGGTTGGAGAACAGGTGGGAGCATGGAGGACAGGTGGCAGTGGTCAGAGAACAG GTGGGAGTGTGGACAACAGGTGGGAGCATGGAGGACAGGTGGCAGTGGTCAGAACAGTGGGAGCATGGAGAACAGGTGGGAGTGTGGAGGACAGGTGGCAGTGGTCAGAGAACAG GTGGGAGCGTGGAGGACAGGTGGCAGTGGTCAGAGAGCAGGTGGGAGTGTGGAGAACAG GTGGGAGTGGTCAGAGAACAGGTGGGAGCGTGGAGAACAAGTGGGAATGGTCAGAGAACAGTGGGAGTGTGGAAGACAGGTGGGAATGGTCAGAGAACAGGTGGCAGTGTGGACAGGTGGGAGTGATCAGAGAACAG GTGGGAGCGTGGAGGACAG GTGACAGTGGTTGGAGAACAGGTGGCAGTGGTCAGAGCAGGTGGGAAGGGCAGCAGCCTCACAGGGGAGACTGGCAGCTCCCACTCGGCCAGAGCCCTGTGCCGAGTCGCCTCTCAGCACCCCGCTCGACCCTGGCAGCCCGGCGCACTTGGCAGGGTTCATGTGTGCCAAAGTGCCAGTTCTCAGGGCTCACCCTTGAGATTTCAGTGTTTGTTCCTTAA
- the LOC123595297 gene encoding uncharacterized transmembrane protein DDB_G0289901-like isoform X5, whose product MENRWEWSENRWEHGEQMGVWRRGGSDQKTGGSVENRWQWSENRWERGGQVAVVGEQVGAWRTGGSGQRTGGSVDNRWEHGGQVAVVRTVGAWRTGGSVEDRWQWSENRWQWSESRWECGEQVGMVRTVGAWRTGGNAQRTGGSDQRTGGSVKNRWEWSENSWERGEQVGMVREQVGAWRTGDSGWRTGGSGQSRWEGQQPHRGDWQLPLGQSPVPSRLSAPRSTLAARRTWQGSCVPKCQFSGLTLEISVFVP is encoded by the exons ATGGAGAATAGGTGGGAGTGGTCAGAGAACAGGTGGGAGCATGGAGAACAGATGGGAGTGTGGAGAAGAGGTGGCAGTGATCAGAAAACAGGTGGGAGCGTGGAGAACAG GTGGCAGTGGTCAGAGAACAGGTGGGAGCGTGGAGGACAGGTGGCAGTGGTTGGAGAACAGGTGGGAGCATGGAGGACAGGTGGCAGTGGTCAGAGAACAG GTGGGAGTGTGGACAACAGGTGGGAGCATGGAGGACAGGTGGCAGTGGTCAGAACAGTGGGAGCATGGAGAACAGGTGGGAGTGTGGAGGACAGGTGGCAGTGGTCAGAGAACAG GTGGCAGTGGTCAGAGAGCAGGTGGGAGTGTGGAGAACAGGTGGGAATGGTCAGAACAGTGGGAGCGTGGAGGACAGGTGGGAATGCTCAGAGAACAG GTGGGAGTGATCAGAGAACAGGTGGGAGTGTGAAGAACAGGTGGGAGTGGTCAGAGAACAGCTGGGAGCGTGGAGAACAAGTGGGAATGGTCAGAGAACAGGTGGGAGCGTGGAGGACAG GTGACAGTGGTTGGAGAACAGGTGGCAGTGGTCAGAGCAGGTGGGAAGGGCAGCAGCCTCACAGGGGAGACTGGCAGCTCCCACTCGGCCAGAGCCCTGTGCCGAGTCGCCTCTCAGCACCCCGCTCGACCCTGGCAGCCCGGCGCACTTGGCAGGGTTCATGTGTGCCAAAGTGCCAGTTCTCAGGGCTCACCCTTGAGATTTCAGTGTTTGTTCCTTAA
- the LOC123595297 gene encoding uncharacterized transmembrane protein DDB_G0289901-like isoform X10, translating to MENRWEWSENRWEHGEQMGVWRRGGSDQKTGGSVENRWERGGQVAVVGEQVGAWRTGGSGQRTGGSVDNRWEHGGQVAVVRTVGAWRTGGSVEDRWQWSENRWQWSESRWECGEQVGMVRTVGAWRTGGNAQRTGGSDQRTGGSVKNRWEWSENSWERGEQVGMVREQVGAWRTGDSGWRTGGSGQSRWEGQQPHRGDWQLPLGQSPVPSRLSAPRSTLAARRTWQGSCVPKCQFSGLTLEISVFVP from the exons ATGGAGAATAGGTGGGAGTGGTCAGAGAACAGGTGGGAGCATGGAGAACAGATGGGAGTGTGGAGAAGAGGTGGCAGTGATCAGAAAACAGGTGGGAGCGTGGAGAACAG GTGGGAGCGTGGAGGACAGGTGGCAGTGGTTGGAGAACAGGTGGGAGCATGGAGGACAGGTGGCAGTGGTCAGAGAACAG GTGGGAGTGTGGACAACAGGTGGGAGCATGGAGGACAGGTGGCAGTGGTCAGAACAGTGGGAGCATGGAGAACAGGTGGGAGTGTGGAGGACAGGTGGCAGTGGTCAGAGAACAG GTGGCAGTGGTCAGAGAGCAGGTGGGAGTGTGGAGAACAGGTGGGAATGGTCAGAACAGTGGGAGCGTGGAGGACAGGTGGGAATGCTCAGAGAACAG GTGGGAGTGATCAGAGAACAGGTGGGAGTGTGAAGAACAGGTGGGAGTGGTCAGAGAACAGCTGGGAGCGTGGAGAACAAGTGGGAATGGTCAGAGAACAGGTGGGAGCGTGGAGGACAG GTGACAGTGGTTGGAGAACAGGTGGCAGTGGTCAGAGCAGGTGGGAAGGGCAGCAGCCTCACAGGGGAGACTGGCAGCTCCCACTCGGCCAGAGCCCTGTGCCGAGTCGCCTCTCAGCACCCCGCTCGACCCTGGCAGCCCGGCGCACTTGGCAGGGTTCATGTGTGCCAAAGTGCCAGTTCTCAGGGCTCACCCTTGAGATTTCAGTGTTTGTTCCTTAA
- the LOC123595297 gene encoding uncharacterized transmembrane protein DDB_G0289901-like isoform X21: protein MENRWEWSENRWEHGEQMGVWRRGGSDQKTGGSDQKTGGSGQRTGGSMEDRWQWSENRWEHGGQVAVVRTVGAWRTGGSVEDRWQWSENRWQWSESRWECGEQVGMVRTVGAWRTGGNAQRTGGSDQRTGGSVKNRWEWSENSWERGEQVGMVREQVGAWRTGDSGWRTGGSGQSRWEGQQPHRGDWQLPLGQSPVPSRLSAPRSTLAARRTWQGSCVPKCQFSGLTLEISVFVP from the exons ATGGAGAATAGGTGGGAGTGGTCAGAGAACAGGTGGGAGCATGGAGAACAGATGGGAGTGTGGAGAAGAGGTGGCAGTGATCAGAAAACAG GTGGCAGTGATCAGAAAACAGGTGGCAGTGGTCAGAGAACAG GTGGGAGCATGGAGGACAGGTGGCAGTGGTCAGAGAACAG GTGGGAGCATGGAGGACAGGTGGCAGTGGTCAGAACAGTGGGAGCATGGAGAACAGGTGGGAGTGTGGAGGACAGGTGGCAGTGGTCAGAGAACAG GTGGCAGTGGTCAGAGAGCAGGTGGGAGTGTGGAGAACAGGTGGGAATGGTCAGAACAGTGGGAGCGTGGAGGACAGGTGGGAATGCTCAGAGAACAG GTGGGAGTGATCAGAGAACAGGTGGGAGTGTGAAGAACAGGTGGGAGTGGTCAGAGAACAGCTGGGAGCGTGGAGAACAAGTGGGAATGGTCAGAGAACAGGTGGGAGCGTGGAGGACAG GTGACAGTGGTTGGAGAACAGGTGGCAGTGGTCAGAGCAGGTGGGAAGGGCAGCAGCCTCACAGGGGAGACTGGCAGCTCCCACTCGGCCAGAGCCCTGTGCCGAGTCGCCTCTCAGCACCCCGCTCGACCCTGGCAGCCCGGCGCACTTGGCAGGGTTCATGTGTGCCAAAGTGCCAGTTCTCAGGGCTCACCCTTGAGATTTCAGTGTTTGTTCCTTAA
- the LOC123595297 gene encoding uncharacterized transmembrane protein DDB_G0289901-like isoform X24 → MENRWEWSENRWEHGEQMGVWRRGGSDQKTGGSDQKTGGSGQRTGGSMEDRWQWSENRWECGQQVGAWRTGGSGQNSGSMENRWECGGQVAVVREQVAVVREQVGVWRTGGSGQRTGGSVENKWEWSENSGSVEDRWEWSENRWQCGQVGVIREQVGAWRTGDSGWRTGGSGQSRWEGQQPHRGDWQLPLGQSPVPSRLSAPRSTLAARRTWQGSCVPKCQFSGLTLEISVFVP, encoded by the exons ATGGAGAATAGGTGGGAGTGGTCAGAGAACAGGTGGGAGCATGGAGAACAGATGGGAGTGTGGAGAAGAGGTGGCAGTGATCAGAAAACAG GTGGCAGTGATCAGAAAACAGGTGGCAGTGGTCAGAGAACAG GTGGGAGCATGGAGGACAGGTGGCAGTGGTCAGAGAACAG GTGGGAGTGTGGACAACAGGTGGGAGCATGGAGGACAGGTGGCAGTGGTCAGAACAGTGGGAGCATGGAGAACAGGTGGGAGTGTGGAGGACAGGTGGCAGTGGTCAGAGAACAG GTGGCAGTGGTCAGAGAGCAGGTGGGAGTGTGGAGAACAG GTGGGAGTGGTCAGAGAACAGGTGGGAGCGTGGAGAACAAGTGGGAATGGTCAGAGAACAGTGGGAGTGTGGAAGACAGGTGGGAATGGTCAGAGAACAGGTGGCAGTGTGGACAGGTGGGAGTGATCAGAGAACAG GTGGGAGCGTGGAGGACAG GTGACAGTGGTTGGAGAACAGGTGGCAGTGGTCAGAGCAGGTGGGAAGGGCAGCAGCCTCACAGGGGAGACTGGCAGCTCCCACTCGGCCAGAGCCCTGTGCCGAGTCGCCTCTCAGCACCCCGCTCGACCCTGGCAGCCCGGCGCACTTGGCAGGGTTCATGTGTGCCAAAGTGCCAGTTCTCAGGGCTCACCCTTGAGATTTCAGTGTTTGTTCCTTAA
- the LOC123595297 gene encoding uncharacterized transmembrane protein DDB_G0289901-like isoform X3 → MENRWEWSENRWEHGEQMGVWRRGGSDQKTGGSVENRWQWSENRWERGGQVAVVGEQVGAWRTGGSGQRTGGSMEDRWQWSEQWEHGEQVGVWRTGGSGQRTGGSVEDRWQWSESRWECGEQVGMVRTVGAWRTGGNAQRTGGSDQRTGGSVKNRWEWSENSWERGEQVGMVREQVGAWRTGDSGWRTGGSGQSRWEGQQPHRGDWQLPLGQSPVPSRLSAPRSTLAARRTWQGSCVPKCQFSGLTLEISVFVP, encoded by the exons ATGGAGAATAGGTGGGAGTGGTCAGAGAACAGGTGGGAGCATGGAGAACAGATGGGAGTGTGGAGAAGAGGTGGCAGTGATCAGAAAACAGGTGGGAGCGTGGAGAACAG GTGGCAGTGGTCAGAGAACAGGTGGGAGCGTGGAGGACAGGTGGCAGTGGTTGGAGAACAGGTGGGAGCATGGAGGACAGGTGGCAGTGGTCAGAGAACAG GTGGGAGCATGGAGGACAGGTGGCAGTGGTCAGAACAGTGGGAGCATGGAGAACAGGTGGGAGTGTGGAGGACAGGTGGCAGTGGTCAGAGAACAG GTGGGAGCGTGGAGGACAGGTGGCAGTGGTCAGAGAGCAGGTGGGAGTGTGGAGAACAGGTGGGAATGGTCAGAACAGTGGGAGCGTGGAGGACAGGTGGGAATGCTCAGAGAACAG GTGGGAGTGATCAGAGAACAGGTGGGAGTGTGAAGAACAGGTGGGAGTGGTCAGAGAACAGCTGGGAGCGTGGAGAACAAGTGGGAATGGTCAGAGAACAGGTGGGAGCGTGGAGGACAG GTGACAGTGGTTGGAGAACAGGTGGCAGTGGTCAGAGCAGGTGGGAAGGGCAGCAGCCTCACAGGGGAGACTGGCAGCTCCCACTCGGCCAGAGCCCTGTGCCGAGTCGCCTCTCAGCACCCCGCTCGACCCTGGCAGCCCGGCGCACTTGGCAGGGTTCATGTGTGCCAAAGTGCCAGTTCTCAGGGCTCACCCTTGAGATTTCAGTGTTTGTTCCTTAA
- the LOC123595297 gene encoding uncharacterized transmembrane protein DDB_G0289901-like isoform X28: MENRWEWSENRWEHGEQMGVWRRGGSDQKTGGSVENRWQWSENRWERGGQVAVVREQVGVWTTGGSGQRKGGSVEDRWQWSENRWQWSESRWECGEQVGMVRTVGAWRTGGNAQRTGGSDQRTGGSVKNRWEWSENSWERGEQVGMVREQVGAWRTGDSGWRTGGSGQSRWEGQQPHRGDWQLPLGQSPVPSRLSAPRSTLAARRTWQGSCVPKCQFSGLTLEISVFVP, from the exons ATGGAGAATAGGTGGGAGTGGTCAGAGAACAGGTGGGAGCATGGAGAACAGATGGGAGTGTGGAGAAGAGGTGGCAGTGATCAGAAAACAGGTGGGAGCGTGGAGAACAG GTGGCAGTGGTCAGAGAACAGGTGGGAGCGTGGAGGACAG GTGGCAGTGGTCAGAGAACAGGTGGGAGTGTGGACAACAGGTGGGAGTGGTCAGAGAAAAG GTGGGAGTGTGGAGGACAGGTGGCAGTGGTCAGAGAACAG GTGGCAGTGGTCAGAGAGCAGGTGGGAGTGTGGAGAACAGGTGGGAATGGTCAGAACAGTGGGAGCGTGGAGGACAGGTGGGAATGCTCAGAGAACAG GTGGGAGTGATCAGAGAACAGGTGGGAGTGTGAAGAACAGGTGGGAGTGGTCAGAGAACAGCTGGGAGCGTGGAGAACAAGTGGGAATGGTCAGAGAACAGGTGGGAGCGTGGAGGACAG GTGACAGTGGTTGGAGAACAGGTGGCAGTGGTCAGAGCAGGTGGGAAGGGCAGCAGCCTCACAGGGGAGACTGGCAGCTCCCACTCGGCCAGAGCCCTGTGCCGAGTCGCCTCTCAGCACCCCGCTCGACCCTGGCAGCCCGGCGCACTTGGCAGGGTTCATGTGTGCCAAAGTGCCAGTTCTCAGGGCTCACCCTTGAGATTTCAGTGTTTGTTCCTTAA
- the LOC123595297 gene encoding uncharacterized protein LOC123595297 isoform X17 — MENRWEWSENRWEHGEQMGVWRRGGSDQKTGGSGQRTGGSVEDRWQWLENRWEHGGQVAVVREQVGVWTTGGSGQRKGGSVEDRWQWSENRWQWSESRWECGEQVGMVRTVGAWRTGGNAQRTGGSDQRTGGSVKNRWEWSENSWERGEQVGMVREQVGAWRTGDSGWRTGGSGQSRWEGQQPHRGDWQLPLGQSPVPSRLSAPRSTLAARRTWQGSCVPKCQFSGLTLEISVFVP, encoded by the exons ATGGAGAATAGGTGGGAGTGGTCAGAGAACAGGTGGGAGCATGGAGAACAGATGGGAGTGTGGAGAAGAG GTGGCAGTGATCAGAAAACAGGTGGCAGTGGTCAGAGAACAGGTGGGAGCGTGGAGGACAGGTGGCAGTGGTTGGAGAACAGGTGGGAGCATGGAGGACAGGTGGCAGTGGTCAGAGAACAGGTGGGAGTGTGGACAACAGGTGGGAGTGGTCAGAGAAAAG GTGGGAGTGTGGAGGACAGGTGGCAGTGGTCAGAGAACAG GTGGCAGTGGTCAGAGAGCAGGTGGGAGTGTGGAGAACAGGTGGGAATGGTCAGAACAGTGGGAGCGTGGAGGACAGGTGGGAATGCTCAGAGAACAG GTGGGAGTGATCAGAGAACAGGTGGGAGTGTGAAGAACAGGTGGGAGTGGTCAGAGAACAGCTGGGAGCGTGGAGAACAAGTGGGAATGGTCAGAGAACAGGTGGGAGCGTGGAGGACAG GTGACAGTGGTTGGAGAACAGGTGGCAGTGGTCAGAGCAGGTGGGAAGGGCAGCAGCCTCACAGGGGAGACTGGCAGCTCCCACTCGGCCAGAGCCCTGTGCCGAGTCGCCTCTCAGCACCCCGCTCGACCCTGGCAGCCCGGCGCACTTGGCAGGGTTCATGTGTGCCAAAGTGCCAGTTCTCAGGGCTCACCCTTGAGATTTCAGTGTTTGTTCCTTAA
- the LOC123595297 gene encoding uncharacterized protein LOC123595297 isoform X35 — protein sequence MENRWEWSENRWEHGEQMGVWRRGGSDQKTGGSGQRTGGSMEDRWQWSENRWECGQQVGVWRTGGSGQRTGGSVEDRWQWSESRWECGEQVGMVRTVGAWRTGGNAQRTGGSDQRTGGSVKNRWEWSENSWERGEQVGMVREQVGAWRTGDSGWRTGGSGQSRWEGQQPHRGDWQLPLGQSPVPSRLSAPRSTLAARRTWQGSCVPKCQFSGLTLEISVFVP from the exons ATGGAGAATAGGTGGGAGTGGTCAGAGAACAGGTGGGAGCATGGAGAACAGATGGGAGTGTGGAGAAGAG GTGGCAGTGATCAGAAAACAGGTGGCAGTGGTCAGAGAACAG GTGGGAGCATGGAGGACAGGTGGCAGTGGTCAGAGAACAGGTGGGAGTGTGGACAACAG GTGGGAGTGTGGAGGACAGGTGGCAGTGGTCAGAGAACAG GTGGGAGCGTGGAGGACAGGTGGCAGTGGTCAGAGAGCAGGTGGGAGTGTGGAGAACAGGTGGGAATGGTCAGAACAGTGGGAGCGTGGAGGACAGGTGGGAATGCTCAGAGAACAG GTGGGAGTGATCAGAGAACAGGTGGGAGTGTGAAGAACAGGTGGGAGTGGTCAGAGAACAGCTGGGAGCGTGGAGAACAAGTGGGAATGGTCAGAGAACAGGTGGGAGCGTGGAGGACAG GTGACAGTGGTTGGAGAACAGGTGGCAGTGGTCAGAGCAGGTGGGAAGGGCAGCAGCCTCACAGGGGAGACTGGCAGCTCCCACTCGGCCAGAGCCCTGTGCCGAGTCGCCTCTCAGCACCCCGCTCGACCCTGGCAGCCCGGCGCACTTGGCAGGGTTCATGTGTGCCAAAGTGCCAGTTCTCAGGGCTCACCCTTGAGATTTCAGTGTTTGTTCCTTAA
- the LOC123595297 gene encoding uncharacterized transmembrane protein DDB_G0289901-like isoform X7 — protein MENRWEWSENRWEHGEQMGVWRRGGSDQKTGGSVENRWQWSENRWERGGQVAVVREQVGVWTTGGSGQRKGGSVDNRWEHGGQVAVVRTVGAWRTGGSVEDRWQWSENRWQWSESRWECGEQVGMVRTVGAWRTGGNAQRTGGSDQRTGGSVKNRWEWSENSWERGEQVGMVREQVGAWRTGDSGWRTGGSGQSRWEGQQPHRGDWQLPLGQSPVPSRLSAPRSTLAARRTWQGSCVPKCQFSGLTLEISVFVP, from the exons ATGGAGAATAGGTGGGAGTGGTCAGAGAACAGGTGGGAGCATGGAGAACAGATGGGAGTGTGGAGAAGAGGTGGCAGTGATCAGAAAACAGGTGGGAGCGTGGAGAACAG GTGGCAGTGGTCAGAGAACAGGTGGGAGCGTGGAGGACAG GTGGCAGTGGTCAGAGAACAGGTGGGAGTGTGGACAACAGGTGGGAGTGGTCAGAGAAAAGGTGGGAGTGTGGACAACAGGTGGGAGCATGGAGGACAGGTGGCAGTGGTCAGAACAGTGGGAGCATGGAGAACAGGTGGGAGTGTGGAGGACAGGTGGCAGTGGTCAGAGAACAG GTGGCAGTGGTCAGAGAGCAGGTGGGAGTGTGGAGAACAGGTGGGAATGGTCAGAACAGTGGGAGCGTGGAGGACAGGTGGGAATGCTCAGAGAACAG GTGGGAGTGATCAGAGAACAGGTGGGAGTGTGAAGAACAGGTGGGAGTGGTCAGAGAACAGCTGGGAGCGTGGAGAACAAGTGGGAATGGTCAGAGAACAGGTGGGAGCGTGGAGGACAG GTGACAGTGGTTGGAGAACAGGTGGCAGTGGTCAGAGCAGGTGGGAAGGGCAGCAGCCTCACAGGGGAGACTGGCAGCTCCCACTCGGCCAGAGCCCTGTGCCGAGTCGCCTCTCAGCACCCCGCTCGACCCTGGCAGCCCGGCGCACTTGGCAGGGTTCATGTGTGCCAAAGTGCCAGTTCTCAGGGCTCACCCTTGAGATTTCAGTGTTTGTTCCTTAA